The segment CCACGCCCCGTACATCGCCGGACGTGCGAGGTCGTTCATCGCGGCGTCGACCACCACAAACGGCGGGCCGTTGCCGCTGCGCTTGGCGCGAATCACGCGGGTCAGCAGCACGCCCGCGTTACCCGCAATCACCCGGCCAGGCTCGAAAGAGAGGCGCACGTTCCAGCCGCTGGTAACGCGCGCGACCATCGCGCCGTATTCGGCGGGCGAGGGGGCGACCTCTCCCTTGCGGTACGGCACGCCCAGCCCGCCGCCGAGATCGGCGTGCGTGACCGTGCAGCCGCGCGCCCGGAGTTCGGCAATAAGGGTGCCGAGCTTTTCGTACGCGGTTTCCAGCGGGTCGAGGCTTAGGAGCTGGCTGCCGATGTGCACCGCCACCCCGCGCATCTCCAGCCCCGGCAACCCCGCCAGTGCCGCGTAGATCTCGCTCGCGCGGTCGAGCGGAACGCCGAACTTGTTCTCGCGCTTGCCGGTGGAGATTTTCTCGTGCGTGCGCGCGTCGACATCCGGGTTGACGCGCAGTGCGCACGGCACAGTCTGCCCGCGCTGCTGCGCGATCTGCGCAAGCTCGCGCCCTTCTTCCTCGGACTCGAGGTTGAACTGGCCGATGCCTGCATCCAGCCCCTGGCTCAGTTCGCTGCGCGTCTTGCCGACCCCTGAAAACACGATTTCAGCCGCCGGGATGCCCGCCGCCAGCGCGCGGGTCAGTTCTCCGCCCGAAACGACATCGGCGCCGAAACCTTCGCCGGCCAGAACCTTGAGCACCGCCAGGTTGGGGTTGGCC is part of the Altererythrobacter sp. TH136 genome and harbors:
- the lysA gene encoding diaminopimelate decarboxylase; amino-acid sequence: MDHFQLRNGVLHAEDVPLSRIAEAVGTPVYVYSRATLTRHARVFREALAGLDDPHIAFAVKANPNLAVLKVLAGEGFGADVVSGGELTRALAAGIPAAEIVFSGVGKTRSELSQGLDAGIGQFNLESEEEGRELAQIAQQRGQTVPCALRVNPDVDARTHEKISTGKRENKFGVPLDRASEIYAALAGLPGLEMRGVAVHIGSQLLSLDPLETAYEKLGTLIAELRARGCTVTHADLGGGLGVPYRKGEVAPSPAEYGAMVARVTSGWNVRLSFEPGRVIAGNAGVLLTRVIRAKRSGNGPPFVVVDAAMNDLARPAMYGAWHDFDAVEPTGERFTAHIVGPICETGDTFAMDRDTDALGPGDLAVFRTAGAYGATMASSYNSRGFVPEVLVDGDRFAVVADRIDPAAIMAAERVPEWL